The following proteins are co-located in the Sphingomonas donggukensis genome:
- a CDS encoding sensor histidine kinase NtrY-like, producing MTVAAVPIVDPKVPPRRFAVTPAVELAVIVIAVIVAFASWRVLASASANGRLISPPLVAMLLTANLIPAVALVSLIGRRIAIARASRASLAGGGRLHVRLVAVFSLMASIPIVLTVVAASIMFQSGVQLWGSERARDAFASTIALAKQGQAVVVQRWTGEAVSMAGDIRARYTEAGGRSQEFHEFFLRQTFYRNLYQSVLFRVSPAGKVEAIDFYEPPDPKIFAQRVSGQVLNLLTDRDSYTNFDQRQLWVVTPVDRSKNVFLYVATPNEVDFLNRQSLAADKLLLDYEALQRRTRSVQMQFNAILFGVALLIVGLATWIALGVADRLVRPVDQLVTAADKIAGGDLTTRVAIRPDPDEIGALGLAFNGMTARLQKQTDALVSANAQLESRRALIEAVLSGVTAGVIAVGGGREVRLVNSSALALIAPGDALVGRSLADVAPDLEALLASGAREGVVQINASGEARTLAVKITRDEDGHVLTFDDITQQLLDQRRAAWSDVARRIAHEIKNPLTPIQLAAERLQRRYGKLAPEGDTTFGRLTDTIVRQVGDLRRMVDEFSSFARMPKPVFREESLVDLARQAVFLHEVAHPAIRFALIFQDPPPNLVCDRRQIGQALTNLVKNAVEAIEARTGDAVPVGEITVALTGDNGRSVGVQIADNGIGLPVERDRIVEPYMTTRSRGTGLGLAIVKKIVEEHFGSMLFVDRPGGGTVVTLAFDAGTLATLVDRDAPDDAADPSPAMLTRTRTTP from the coding sequence ATGACTGTTGCCGCTGTGCCGATTGTCGACCCTAAGGTGCCGCCGCGGCGCTTCGCGGTGACGCCGGCGGTCGAACTTGCCGTCATCGTCATCGCCGTGATCGTCGCATTTGCAAGCTGGCGCGTGCTGGCGAGCGCAAGCGCGAACGGGCGCCTCATCAGCCCGCCGCTGGTCGCCATGCTGCTGACCGCGAACCTGATCCCCGCGGTCGCGCTGGTGTCGCTGATCGGGCGGCGCATCGCCATCGCCCGGGCATCGCGCGCGTCGCTGGCGGGCGGGGGGCGCCTCCACGTCCGCCTAGTCGCGGTCTTCTCGCTGATGGCGAGCATCCCGATCGTGCTGACCGTGGTCGCCGCGTCGATCATGTTCCAGTCGGGCGTGCAGCTGTGGGGCTCCGAGCGCGCGCGCGATGCCTTCGCCTCGACCATCGCGCTTGCGAAACAGGGACAGGCCGTCGTGGTGCAGCGCTGGACCGGCGAGGCAGTGTCGATGGCGGGCGATATCCGCGCCCGCTATACCGAGGCGGGCGGGCGGTCGCAGGAATTCCACGAATTCTTCCTGCGCCAGACCTTCTACCGCAACCTGTACCAGTCGGTGCTGTTCCGCGTGTCGCCCGCCGGCAAGGTCGAGGCGATCGACTTCTACGAACCGCCCGATCCGAAGATTTTCGCGCAGCGGGTGTCGGGCCAGGTGCTGAACCTGCTGACCGACCGCGACAGCTACACCAATTTCGATCAGCGCCAGTTGTGGGTGGTGACCCCGGTCGACCGGTCGAAGAACGTGTTCCTGTACGTCGCGACCCCGAACGAGGTCGATTTCCTCAACCGCCAGAGCCTGGCCGCGGACAAGCTGCTGCTGGATTACGAGGCGCTCCAACGGCGCACCCGATCGGTGCAGATGCAGTTCAACGCGATCCTGTTCGGCGTCGCGCTGCTGATCGTCGGCCTTGCCACCTGGATCGCGCTCGGCGTCGCCGACCGGCTGGTGCGCCCGGTCGATCAACTCGTCACCGCCGCCGACAAGATTGCAGGCGGCGACCTGACCACGCGCGTCGCCATCCGCCCTGATCCGGATGAGATCGGCGCGCTGGGCCTCGCCTTCAACGGCATGACCGCGCGGTTGCAGAAGCAGACCGATGCGCTGGTGAGTGCCAACGCCCAGCTCGAAAGCCGCCGTGCGCTGATCGAGGCGGTGCTGTCGGGCGTCACCGCGGGCGTCATCGCGGTCGGCGGAGGGCGCGAGGTGCGGCTGGTCAACAGCTCGGCGCTGGCGCTGATCGCGCCGGGCGACGCACTGGTCGGTCGATCGCTCGCCGATGTCGCTCCCGATCTCGAGGCGCTGCTGGCGAGCGGCGCGCGCGAGGGCGTCGTCCAGATCAACGCCAGCGGCGAGGCGCGGACGCTGGCGGTGAAGATCACGCGCGACGAGGACGGCCACGTCCTGACCTTCGACGACATTACCCAGCAGCTGCTCGACCAGCGTCGCGCCGCGTGGTCCGACGTCGCGCGCCGCATCGCGCACGAGATCAAGAACCCGCTGACCCCGATCCAGCTCGCCGCCGAACGCCTGCAGCGCCGCTATGGCAAGCTCGCGCCCGAGGGTGACACGACGTTCGGGCGGCTGACCGACACGATCGTCCGTCAGGTTGGCGACCTGCGCCGGATGGTCGACGAATTCTCGTCGTTCGCGCGGATGCCGAAACCGGTGTTTCGTGAGGAATCGCTGGTCGATCTCGCCCGGCAGGCGGTGTTCCTGCACGAAGTCGCCCACCCAGCGATCCGCTTCGCGCTCATCTTCCAGGATCCGCCGCCCAATCTGGTGTGCGACCGCCGCCAGATCGGCCAGGCGCTGACCAACCTCGTCAAGAACGCGGTCGAGGCGATCGAGGCGCGCACCGGCGACGCCGTTCCGGTCGGCGAGATTACGGTCGCGCTGACCGGCGACAACGGGCGCAGCGTCGGCGTCCAGATCGCCGACAATGGCATCGGCCTGCCCGTCGAGCGCGACCGCATCGTCGAACCCTATATGACCACGCGCAGCCGCGGCACGGGGCTCGGCCTCGCCATCGTCAAGAAGATCGTCGAGGAGCATTTCGGATCGATGCTGTTCGTCGATCGCCCCGGCGGGGGCACGGTGGTGACGCTGGCGTTCGATGCCGGTACGCTCGCGACCCTGGTCGATCGCGACGCGCCGGACGATGCCGCCGATCCCAGTCCTGCCATGCTTACTCGTACACGGACAACGCCATGA
- a CDS encoding TatD family hydrolase, with protein MRLADSHCHLNYKGLAEDQPAVLARARESGVVAMLNIATREREWDDVLATAETQPDVWATVGIHPHEADEHPHIDTAKLVERAAHPRVVGIGESGLDYYYDHSDRARQQASFRAHLAACRETGLPIVVHTRDAEEDTLAILKDELGKGAYPGVIHCFTASGAFADAALDMGFYISISGIVTFKNARDLQETAARLPIERLLIETDAPFLAPVPHRGKPGEPAYVADTCRFLAKLRDEDADMLADRTRENFHTLFAKTRA; from the coding sequence ATGAGGCTCGCCGACAGCCACTGCCATCTGAATTACAAGGGTTTGGCCGAGGACCAGCCCGCCGTTCTGGCGCGCGCGCGGGAGAGTGGGGTCGTCGCCATGCTCAACATCGCAACACGCGAGCGGGAGTGGGACGACGTGCTCGCCACCGCCGAAACCCAGCCCGACGTCTGGGCGACCGTCGGCATCCACCCGCACGAAGCCGACGAGCATCCCCATATCGACACCGCCAAGCTGGTCGAGCGCGCCGCGCACCCGCGCGTGGTCGGCATCGGCGAGAGCGGACTCGACTATTATTACGACCACAGCGACCGCGCCCGCCAGCAAGCGAGCTTTCGCGCGCATCTGGCGGCCTGTCGCGAAACCGGCCTGCCGATCGTCGTCCACACCCGCGATGCCGAGGAAGACACGCTGGCGATCCTGAAGGACGAGTTGGGGAAGGGGGCCTATCCCGGTGTCATCCACTGTTTCACTGCCAGCGGCGCCTTCGCCGATGCCGCGCTCGACATGGGCTTCTACATCTCGATCTCGGGTATCGTGACGTTCAAGAACGCCCGCGACTTGCAGGAGACTGCGGCGCGCCTGCCGATCGAGCGGTTGCTGATCGAAACCGACGCACCGTTCCTCGCCCCCGTCCCGCATCGTGGCAAGCCGGGCGAGCCCGCTTATGTCGCCGACACCTGCCGGTTCCTCGCAAAGCTGCGCGATGAGGATGCCGATATGCTGGCCGACCGCACCCGCGAGAATTTCCACACGCTGTTCGCGAAGACGCGCGCGTGA
- a CDS encoding MBL fold metallo-hydrolase gives MKLRILGCGTSSGVPRIGGDWGACDPTEPRNRRTRVSVLVETATTRILVDTGPDLREQLLRAEVADVDAVIWTHDHADHCHGIDDLRQIYHARRSPVVGYARAATLEALRTRFDYAFTGNGGYPPTVDGAVLPDCLTVGDIRIRVVDQPHGSITSAGLRFDQGGKSLVYATDFNILSDEMQSLYEDVDVLVIDALRRAPHPTHPTLDQAVAWAQALRAGRTLLTHMDQSMDYGALAATLPDGIAPGYDGQEVVV, from the coding sequence GTGAAACTGCGCATCCTCGGGTGCGGGACGTCATCGGGCGTGCCGCGGATCGGGGGCGACTGGGGCGCGTGCGATCCGACCGAGCCGCGCAACCGGCGCACCCGCGTCTCGGTCCTCGTCGAAACCGCGACGACCCGCATCCTGGTCGACACCGGTCCCGATCTGCGCGAGCAACTCCTGCGCGCCGAAGTGGCCGACGTGGATGCCGTCATCTGGACCCACGACCACGCCGATCACTGCCACGGCATCGACGACCTGCGCCAAATCTACCACGCCCGGCGTTCGCCCGTCGTCGGCTACGCCCGCGCGGCCACGCTGGAGGCGCTGAGGACGCGGTTCGACTATGCTTTTACCGGCAACGGCGGCTATCCGCCGACGGTCGATGGCGCGGTTCTGCCCGACTGCCTGACCGTCGGCGACATTCGAATCCGCGTCGTCGATCAGCCGCACGGATCGATCACCTCCGCAGGGCTGCGCTTCGATCAGGGCGGCAAGTCGCTTGTCTATGCCACGGATTTCAATATCTTGAGCGATGAGATGCAAAGCCTGTACGAGGATGTCGACGTGCTGGTCATCGACGCGCTGCGCCGGGCGCCGCATCCGACGCACCCGACGCTCGATCAGGCGGTGGCCTGGGCGCAGGCGTTACGCGCCGGGCGCACGCTGCTGACCCACATGGACCAGTCGATGGACTATGGTGCGCTTGCGGCGACGCTACCGGACGGCATCGCGCCCGGCTACGACGGACAGGAGGTTGTGGTTTGA
- the hfq gene encoding RNA chaperone Hfq, whose amino-acid sequence MADKQTSLQDLFLNALRKSKTPVTMFLVKGVKLQGIVTWFDNFSVLLRRDGQSQLIYKHAISTIMPSGPLDVEGIVDAIGEHPSKSPGLQEIFLSAVRRQDETVTMFLVNGVMLQGGIAAFDLFCMLLQREGMSQLVYKHAVSTVQPANPLNLAEEQALGDE is encoded by the coding sequence ATGGCCGACAAGCAGACTTCGCTCCAGGATCTGTTCCTGAATGCGCTGCGCAAATCCAAGACGCCGGTGACGATGTTCCTCGTGAAGGGCGTGAAGCTCCAGGGGATCGTCACCTGGTTCGACAATTTTTCGGTCCTGCTGCGCCGGGACGGCCAGTCGCAGCTGATCTACAAGCACGCCATTTCCACGATCATGCCGTCGGGCCCGCTCGACGTTGAGGGGATCGTCGATGCGATCGGAGAGCATCCCAGCAAGTCCCCCGGATTGCAGGAAATATTCCTGAGCGCCGTGCGTCGGCAGGATGAAACGGTGACGATGTTCCTGGTCAATGGCGTGATGTTGCAGGGCGGGATCGCCGCTTTCGATCTGTTCTGCATGCTGCTCCAGCGCGAGGGCATGTCGCAGCTGGTGTACAAACATGCTGTGTCTACGGTGCAGCCGGCCAATCCGCTGAACCTTGCCGAGGAACAGGCGCTAGGCGACGAGTGA
- a CDS encoding retropepsin-like aspartic protease family protein — protein MTDDTAQLLWTLGALVLVGSALVARRPSVGDVLRSLLGWAAVAAVAFLVISNRERIAPVMAALGDRIGLGSQSVVGDTVRIAMSEDGHFWARVDLNGHSERMLIDSGATLTAVSPATAKAAGIEVSDSGFPVMLNTANGSITAQRASVGRVTLGSLDTHDLGVVVSPAFGDTNVLGMNFLSRLGSWRVEGKTLILEPKRTRA, from the coding sequence TTGACCGACGATACCGCGCAATTGCTGTGGACGCTGGGTGCGCTGGTGCTGGTGGGATCCGCGCTCGTCGCGCGGCGTCCATCGGTCGGGGACGTGTTGCGATCGTTGCTCGGCTGGGCGGCGGTTGCGGCGGTGGCTTTCCTCGTCATCTCGAACCGGGAGCGGATCGCACCGGTGATGGCGGCGCTTGGCGATCGCATCGGCCTTGGATCGCAATCCGTCGTCGGCGACACCGTCCGCATCGCGATGAGCGAGGATGGCCATTTCTGGGCGCGGGTCGATCTGAACGGCCACAGCGAGCGGATGCTGATCGACAGCGGCGCAACGCTGACGGCGGTATCGCCGGCGACGGCGAAAGCCGCCGGCATCGAGGTGAGCGACAGCGGATTTCCGGTCATGCTCAACACGGCCAACGGATCGATCACCGCACAGCGGGCGTCGGTCGGGCGTGTAACGCTGGGGTCGCTCGACACGCACGATCTTGGCGTCGTCGTCTCGCCGGCGTTCGGCGACACCAATGTGCTGGGCATGAATTTCCTGTCGCGCCTGGGATCGTGGCGGGTAGAGGGGAAGACGCTGATCCTAGAGCCAAAGCGGACGCGGGCATGA
- the hflX gene encoding GTPase HflX: protein MTTPVSGGFDRDVEDFARGARAIVVLPDQGGSARDSDARLEETAGLALAIGVEVRHRIAYRVRAPKPATLIGSGQVEALAAIVRDDGIGLAVFDASLTPVQQRNLETRLGCKVIDRTGLILEIFGERARTAEGRLQVELAHLDYQAGRLVRSWTHLERQRGGFGFLGGPGETQIEADRRLIRDRMARLRRELEQVSRTRGLHRDRRQRAPWPVIALVGYTNAGKSTLFNRLTGSDVMAENLLFATLDPTLRQIGLPGIDKAILSDTVGFVSELPTQLVAAFKATLEEVVSADLLVHVRDVAHPDSAAQRADVEGVLADIGVAESTPRIEAWNKLDLLIGDAREDLLVEAERRDDVVALSALSGEGVDALMQAVAARLTAEHRRYAITLDAGDGAAAAWLHAHGEVLSQESDAEAIVIDVRMAPRDYERFMTR from the coding sequence GTGACGACGCCCGTATCCGGCGGCTTCGACCGCGACGTCGAGGATTTCGCACGCGGCGCGCGGGCGATCGTCGTGCTGCCCGACCAGGGTGGCTCGGCTCGCGACAGCGATGCGCGCCTTGAGGAAACCGCCGGCCTGGCGCTCGCGATCGGGGTCGAGGTACGCCACAGGATCGCCTACCGCGTGCGTGCGCCGAAGCCCGCGACGCTGATCGGCAGCGGGCAGGTCGAGGCACTGGCCGCAATCGTGCGCGACGACGGTATCGGCCTGGCCGTGTTCGACGCCAGCCTGACGCCGGTGCAGCAGCGCAATCTGGAAACGCGGCTCGGTTGCAAGGTGATCGATCGCACCGGGCTGATCCTCGAAATCTTCGGCGAGCGCGCGCGAACGGCGGAGGGGCGGCTGCAGGTCGAACTCGCCCACCTCGACTATCAGGCCGGGCGACTGGTGCGCAGCTGGACCCATCTCGAGCGCCAGCGCGGCGGCTTCGGATTTTTGGGCGGCCCGGGCGAGACCCAGATCGAGGCCGACCGCCGGCTGATCCGCGATCGCATGGCCCGGCTGCGGCGCGAGCTGGAACAGGTCAGCCGCACGCGGGGCCTCCACCGCGACCGGCGCCAGCGCGCGCCTTGGCCGGTGATCGCCTTGGTTGGCTATACCAACGCCGGAAAGTCCACGCTTTTCAATCGCCTGACGGGAAGTGACGTCATGGCGGAAAACCTCTTGTTCGCGACGCTTGACCCGACGTTGCGGCAGATCGGCCTGCCCGGCATCGACAAAGCGATCCTGTCGGACACGGTGGGGTTCGTGTCCGAATTGCCGACGCAGCTCGTGGCCGCGTTCAAGGCGACGCTGGAAGAAGTGGTGTCGGCGGACCTGCTCGTCCACGTCCGCGACGTCGCTCACCCCGACAGCGCCGCCCAGCGCGCCGATGTCGAGGGCGTGCTGGCCGACATCGGCGTCGCCGAGTCGACGCCGCGGATCGAGGCTTGGAACAAGCTCGACCTGCTGATCGGCGATGCGCGCGAGGACCTGTTGGTCGAGGCCGAGCGCCGCGACGATGTGGTGGCGCTCTCCGCGCTGAGCGGGGAAGGGGTCGACGCGCTGATGCAGGCCGTCGCCGCACGGCTTACCGCCGAGCACCGACGCTACGCGATCACGCTCGACGCGGGCGACGGCGCCGCGGCAGCGTGGCTGCACGCGCATGGCGAGGTGCTGTCGCAGGAGAGCGATGCGGAAGCGATCGTCATCGACGTGCGGATGGCGCCGCGCGATTACGAGCGGTTCATGACGCGCTAG
- the ntrC gene encoding nitrogen regulation protein NR(I) — protein MTSLPIESGRVLVVDDDAAIRTVVTQALRRRGHIVTTAASVAEMRRALAGEVPDVLVTDVVLPDANGLDVLPGVLAEHPRLPVIVLSAQNTLSTAVRATEAGAFDYLPKPFDLDALTQAVAGALLRVRRDPVAAASPADDALPLIGRSPAMQDVYRVIARVVSNDLTVLVSGESGTGKELVAQAIHDLGPRRRAPFVALNMAAIPRELIEAELFGHERGAFTGAAARVAGRFEQAAGGTLFLDEIGDMPMDAQTRLLRVLQSGEFTTVGGARPIRADVRIVAATNKDLAALVASGGFREDLFYRLNVVPILLPPLRERRQDVALLARHFLERAAEDGLPRKQVDAGGLARLEAHDWPGNVRELENLMRRLAALSRDEWIGAAEIAAMLGRAAMPAAVSDAGLESAVAARIAAIARDDPAALEDGTLYDRIIAEVERPLIAAILDRHGGNQLRAARALGINRNTLRKRLDDLAIDTGVTRPNGAPLR, from the coding sequence ATGACGTCACTCCCCATTGAGAGCGGCCGGGTGCTGGTGGTCGACGACGACGCGGCGATCCGCACGGTCGTGACGCAGGCGCTCAGGCGCCGGGGCCATATCGTGACGACCGCGGCATCGGTCGCCGAGATGCGCCGCGCGCTGGCGGGTGAGGTGCCTGACGTGCTGGTAACCGACGTCGTCCTGCCCGACGCCAACGGGCTGGACGTGCTGCCGGGCGTGCTCGCCGAACATCCGCGGCTACCGGTGATCGTCCTGTCGGCGCAGAACACGCTGTCGACCGCGGTGCGTGCGACCGAGGCGGGAGCGTTCGATTACCTGCCCAAGCCGTTCGACCTCGACGCGCTGACGCAGGCGGTCGCGGGCGCGCTGCTGCGAGTGCGGCGCGATCCGGTGGCGGCAGCGTCGCCCGCCGACGATGCCCTGCCGCTGATCGGGCGATCGCCGGCGATGCAGGACGTGTACCGCGTAATCGCGCGCGTGGTGTCGAACGACCTGACCGTGCTGGTGTCGGGGGAATCGGGCACCGGCAAGGAACTGGTGGCGCAGGCGATCCACGACCTCGGCCCCCGTCGTCGCGCACCGTTCGTGGCGCTGAACATGGCGGCGATCCCCCGCGAGTTGATCGAAGCCGAATTGTTCGGGCATGAACGCGGCGCCTTCACCGGTGCGGCGGCGCGGGTGGCGGGCCGATTCGAGCAGGCAGCCGGCGGCACATTGTTCCTCGACGAGATCGGCGACATGCCGATGGACGCGCAGACGCGGCTGCTGCGCGTTCTGCAATCGGGCGAATTCACGACCGTCGGCGGCGCCCGCCCGATCCGCGCCGACGTGCGCATCGTTGCGGCCACGAACAAGGATCTGGCGGCGCTGGTCGCGAGCGGTGGTTTCCGGGAGGACCTGTTTTACCGGCTGAACGTCGTGCCGATCCTGCTGCCACCCCTGCGTGAGCGGCGCCAGGACGTCGCGCTGCTCGCGCGGCACTTCCTCGAGCGGGCGGCGGAGGACGGGCTGCCGCGCAAGCAGGTCGATGCCGGAGGGCTCGCGCGACTGGAGGCACACGACTGGCCGGGCAACGTGCGGGAGCTGGAAAACCTGATGCGCCGCCTGGCCGCGCTCAGCCGCGACGAATGGATCGGGGCGGCGGAGATCGCGGCGATGCTGGGGCGCGCGGCGATGCCTGCCGCTGTGTCCGATGCCGGCCTGGAAAGTGCGGTCGCCGCGCGCATCGCCGCGATCGCGCGCGACGATCCCGCGGCGCTGGAGGATGGCACGCTGTACGACCGCATCATCGCCGAGGTCGAACGCCCGCTGATCGCGGCGATCCTCGATCGCCACGGCGGCAACCAGCTGCGCGCCGCCCGCGCACTGGGGATCAACCGCAACACCTTGCGCAAGCGGCTCGACGATCTGGCGATCGATACCGGTGTCACGCGACCAAATGGGGCGCCGCTGCGCTGA
- a CDS encoding sigma-54-dependent transcriptional regulator produces MSIDILVVDDEYDIRELVAGVLEDEGYETRSAADSDAALEAIAARRPSLVLLDVWLQGSRLDGLDLLDEIKKRDPSIPVLVISGHGNLDTAVAAIRRGASDFIEKPFEAERLLLLVERATETERLKREIASLRATVGREDDLTGNSAAINIVRATLKRVASTGSRVLITGGNGAGKEVAARLLHGWSGRAQAPFVIVSAARMTPERVEEELFGVEEGGGLVRSGLLEQAHGGTLFLDEIADMPIATQARILRVLTDQSFTRVGGQRVVKVDVRVVSATARDLHEEIAEGRFREDLYYRLNVVPVAIPPLTDRREDIPALVEHFVAHYASERRVPTPEIAPDAMVALQSYEWPGNVRQLRNIVERTVILAPGNRIGRIDIDLLPPEVLGATGDGEGRGATAIMGAPLREARESFEREYLRVQIRRFSGNISRTASFIGMERSALHRKLKLLGITETRED; encoded by the coding sequence ATGAGCATCGATATCCTCGTCGTCGACGACGAATACGACATCCGCGAGCTGGTCGCGGGCGTCCTGGAGGACGAGGGCTATGAAACGCGCTCCGCCGCCGACAGCGATGCCGCGCTGGAGGCGATCGCCGCGCGGCGCCCGAGCCTCGTCCTGCTCGACGTGTGGCTGCAGGGTTCGCGGCTCGACGGGCTCGACCTGCTCGACGAGATCAAGAAGCGCGACCCGTCGATCCCGGTGCTGGTGATCTCCGGCCACGGCAACCTCGACACCGCGGTCGCCGCGATCCGTCGTGGGGCGTCCGACTTCATCGAAAAGCCGTTCGAGGCCGAGCGGCTGCTGCTGTTGGTCGAGCGCGCGACCGAGACCGAGCGGCTGAAGCGCGAGATCGCGTCGCTGCGCGCGACGGTCGGACGAGAGGACGATCTGACCGGCAATTCGGCGGCGATCAACATCGTCCGCGCCACGCTGAAGCGGGTCGCCTCGACCGGAAGTCGCGTGCTCATCACCGGCGGCAACGGCGCCGGCAAGGAAGTCGCGGCGCGGTTGCTCCACGGCTGGAGCGGGCGTGCGCAGGCGCCGTTCGTGATCGTCAGCGCGGCGCGGATGACGCCCGAACGCGTCGAGGAGGAATTGTTCGGGGTCGAGGAAGGGGGCGGGCTCGTCCGCTCCGGACTGCTCGAACAGGCGCATGGCGGCACGCTGTTCCTCGACGAGATCGCCGACATGCCGATAGCGACCCAGGCGCGCATCCTGCGCGTGCTTACGGATCAAAGCTTTACGCGGGTCGGCGGACAGCGCGTGGTAAAGGTCGACGTGCGCGTCGTCTCTGCCACCGCCCGCGACCTGCACGAGGAAATCGCCGAGGGCCGGTTCCGCGAAGACCTCTACTACCGGCTGAACGTCGTTCCGGTGGCCATCCCGCCGCTGACCGACCGGCGCGAGGATATTCCGGCGCTCGTCGAGCATTTCGTCGCGCATTACGCCTCCGAACGCCGCGTGCCGACGCCGGAAATCGCGCCCGATGCGATGGTTGCGCTGCAAAGCTACGAATGGCCGGGAAATGTCCGCCAGTTGCGCAACATCGTCGAGCGGACGGTCATCCTGGCGCCGGGCAACCGCATCGGACGCATCGACATCGACCTGCTGCCGCCCGAAGTGTTGGGGGCGACCGGGGACGGGGAAGGGCGGGGCGCCACCGCGATCATGGGTGCACCGCTGCGCGAGGCGCGCGAGAGCTTCGAGCGCGAGTACCTCCGCGTCCAGATCCGGCGGTTTTCGGGCAACATCAGTCGCACGGCGAGCTTCATAGGCATGGAACGCTCCGCGCTGCACCGGAAACTGAAGCTGCTGGGGATTACCGAGACGCGGGAGGACTGA
- the mazG gene encoding nucleoside triphosphate pyrophosphohydrolase, whose amino-acid sequence MMDRLVAIMARLRDPDTGCEWDTVQTFESIAPYTIEEAYEVADACARGDLADLKDELGDLLLQVIFHSRMAEEAGAFALPDVVEAISDKMERRHPHIFGDVADGGHHLWETVKAAERAEKSDKSALAGVALGLPALLRAEKLQNRAARTGFDWPDAAGARAKIDEELAEVDAAATDAHRAEEIGDLLFSVVNWARKLDVDPEAALRGANEKFERRFRTMEDVAGAAFEGLPLEAKEALWLRAKRAATDPSAS is encoded by the coding sequence ATGATGGATCGGCTCGTCGCGATTATGGCGCGGCTACGCGATCCGGACACGGGCTGCGAATGGGACACGGTCCAGACGTTCGAGAGCATCGCCCCGTACACGATCGAGGAAGCCTATGAGGTCGCCGACGCCTGTGCGCGCGGCGACCTGGCGGATCTGAAGGACGAACTCGGCGACTTGCTGCTCCAGGTGATCTTTCACAGCCGCATGGCCGAGGAAGCCGGTGCGTTCGCGCTGCCCGACGTCGTGGAGGCGATCAGCGACAAGATGGAGCGCCGCCACCCGCACATCTTCGGTGACGTCGCCGATGGTGGCCATCACCTGTGGGAAACCGTCAAGGCCGCCGAGCGGGCCGAAAAGTCCGACAAAAGCGCACTGGCCGGCGTCGCGCTCGGTCTGCCCGCACTGCTGCGCGCGGAGAAGTTGCAAAATCGCGCCGCGCGCACCGGCTTCGACTGGCCCGACGCCGCCGGCGCCCGTGCGAAGATCGACGAGGAACTGGCCGAAGTCGACGCTGCCGCGACAGACGCGCACCGCGCGGAGGAAATCGGCGACTTGCTGTTCTCGGTGGTCAACTGGGCGCGCAAGCTGGATGTCGATCCCGAAGCGGCGCTGCGCGGCGCGAACGAGAAATTCGAACGTCGTTTCAGGACGATGGAGGATGTTGCCGGCGCCGCGTTCGAGGGTTTGCCGCTGGAGGCCAAGGAAGCCTTGTGGCTCCGGGCCAAGCGCGCCGCGACCGACCCTAGCGCGTCATGA